Genomic DNA from Salvia miltiorrhiza cultivar Shanhuang (shh) chromosome 1, IMPLAD_Smil_shh, whole genome shotgun sequence:
ATAGTGAAAAGCAAGCAAACATGCCTGGGAAGTTTCTGCCAGCAGTGGGGCCCACGCTTTGAATTTATATTGATTTTCTTTTCAGCcatttattttatgttgtttctaTTTTATTGTAATAGTAAGGTCCATGAATAGTTAAATATAAGGTAGTGttgctttcaaaaaaaaaaatgagataacgttataaagaaaatatgagatagtTAAAAAATAGGTAGTTGTTGAGGTGACACATACGTACACGATCATTATGGGATAGCACTACAATGCATTCCCTTTAGATCTCTTTGGGTGTTTTACAACAAAAATTTCCCAATTTCCAAGACACGTTTATCCTAAAAACGGGTCGGGTCAAGACCGCATTTGGTGGGTTTAAGGGTTTTACGATATTGGGGAAAAATCTTTTTGGCTCAGTTTCTGCACATTTAAATAGCCGCTTTCTCTGTTAgctagaagaagaagaattcgCAGCACTCTTCTTCTACTTCAATCTTTGCAATCGGGAAAACGAACTCGTCTTCGCCGGCAACGGATCTGAGTAAGCTCGAAATGGCAGCGCTTGTTCCTCCGTCCCCCGCCTCGCCGGCGGCGAGTTCAGATGCGGAGCACCCTAAAGTTGACTACCTAAATCTGCCTTGCCCCATTCCCTACGAAGAAATTCATCGGGAGGCACTCAGTTAGTGCTTCTCACTTTTCTCTATTTCTTATGTTGGGGTTTGATGTGACATGCTTTTGCAATATGGCTGCATTTTTTGTTTGAGTGGTGGTTCTGTTGTCTATGTTTATGGGGGTTGATTTTGTTGATGGTGGTAAGTTAATGTTTACGTATGTTAGTGTGACGAGCTGGTCTTCTTGTTTTGGGGTTGTACTAAAACCCTAGCTAAGTAGTCCAGTTTAATTGATAAACTCAGTTGCTCTAAAGTGGTTATTGAAGAAGCGACTAACAACAAATGCGAGCAGCCAGAATATTTGCGATAGCTTGAATATGCAAGAACGTAGGTCTAGTTATTTTATTACTGTTACTTTAGATTGTGGAGTAGTGTTGTAAAGAGGAGTGTACCACGCCATTCTATGTGAAGTTCCCACTTTAAGAATGCAATGAAAAATAACTTGTAGTTCAGGTCCATTACTGATGCCACTGGCAGCACTGAGCCTTTGGATTGTCACTGACTGACCGATAACATGTATCAATTCATATGTTACCTCTTTTCTCAGTCATGGTTTATTATGCCCGGAGCCATCTGATAAATTCAGCTTGTATCTAAAAAATCATGTGAATGTACCATTAAGGTTCAGTGTCTGGATAGGGAtaaatttatttgattctttATAGCTAGTTTTTATCCATTTTGTAATGATGGGATATAATTAAATTCTAATGGAACCTGTTATTGCCAGTGTCCTTGAAGCCAGAACTCTTTGAAGGATTGCGTTTTGATTTTACAAAAGGACTCAATCAAAAATTTTCACTCAGCCACAGGTGAAACTATTGTTCTTTTGCTGTACAATTTTagtatattttcttaaaattgtaTTTCAAGTGTGTTTATTTTATCTGCCCTGGTGCATATTGTTTTAAGTGCTAATTCGTCTGCCTTTAGTGTGATGATGGGACCTACTGAGATTCCTGCTCAATCTGCTGATACAATTAAAATTCCCACGGCTCATTATGAGTTTGGGGCCAACTTTATAGACCCACAGGTACTCACTGGCTGCTATATTTTTTACTTATTAAAGGGTTTGTTGGGTTAACGAATAATCATTACCTTTTTTTGCAGTTGATGCTTTTTGGGAGGGTGATGACAGATGGCAGACTAAATGCAAGACTAAAATGCGATTTGACCGATAATCTTACTTTGAAGGGAAATGCTCAAGTAGGCATATTTGTCAACTTGTCCCTAATGTTTTAAAGTTGGCAGCTGTCCGATATTTCTGATTCATGCCATGAAGTTAGATAAtatctgttttcttttttctgtagCTTACGAACGAGCCTCATATGTCGCATGGCATGTTCAATTTTGATTATAAGGTAATGATTGCATATTTAGTCGTTTTGTATGTTATTATTCCATATTCTCCTTGTTAAGGTTGCTGGTGGTGGTACAGGTTTGTCATATAATTGATGCAATGTTGGACTTAGGTATACAAATTGAAGCTAACAAGCGCTCTCTTCATATGATATACAGGGTTCGGATTATAGGACTCAGTTTCAAATAGGAAATGGGGCCTTACTTGGTGCAAGTTACATCCAGGTGAACAGTCTGACTCTGATTTGGAAGGCATTTACTTAGCTAATCAATAATCAATCAAACAATTAAAGCAGTAAAGTATGTGCTTAAAGCTTGGGCATCtgtagtaatttttttgaaatctGATAACACCAATATGCCAGGTATATTTTCCATTACTCCAGAAGATGACTATGGTATCACAATTTTATCATGCTCTACAAATCTATGTGGTGAATTATTGGCCTATTGCATTAGCTGGTCTGGCAAATGTTTGGTATGGGATTAAAACATTATAATAGAGCTGCACAGCTCTAAAGTTAGAATATGCTACTGATGTTGTCATGTTGATATATATTATACTTTGCTTCTGGATTTACGGAAGAGTTAGGGAGTTCAAGGCTTGGAAAAGTTACTTAATTTGTTACAATCCTGTATAGATGGTAACATGGTTAAATTGTAATATAGCGGATGGATCTTATAATAAAACCTATATGCTGGTAATCAGAATTAGCAATTAATTATTATGTGAAACTTTTTGCATAACTCTTAATAAGTTTTCTCTAGACCCTGGACTATGACACTGCCTTAGAAAGTTACATTGCTTTCAAATGTCAATTAATGAATTGAAAGCAACAAATTCTTGTGTAAGGTTGGAGAAGACCTATTGGCTAACAGCTATCAATAGTTCCATTCCTGTGACTGAGAAAGTGAAATGATTAACAACCATGGACAAAATATCGACCAGATCACCTATCCTTCCACCCATCGGTCCAAAGATGTAGACTGGATAAATTTCTGTTTCTGTATAAATTAAGAATGACTCTGAAGTTCCTTTTGTTTTGACAAAAATATTGATGGCTGTAGAATTCCTTCATAATTCATATATTCTAGCAAGTCAGATGCTGTCCAGTGTCTACATGTTTTTCTCTCTCAGAACCCACTGGATTTACAGAAATTGATTGACTAAATGCCTTTTTGACTATGGAGACCAAATTAGTCATTCTTTATATTAATGTTGTAGGATACAGTTTTCCAGCTGCAGTTGACTCTATAAATGACTTGAAGATATGAAGATAAACTGCTGTTATACTGACTGATTCTTCTCATGGTGGCTTGCAGAGCGTGACTCGTAATTTATCTTTAGGTGGTGAAGTATTCTGGGCTGGTCAACATCGGAAGTCCGGCATTGGCTATGCGGCACGTTATAACACTGACAAGATGGTAACTTTTGTTATATTTTGTTCTTTCCTACATCCCATTAACTTCCTTCTTTCTGTCAAGAGCAATACTATtctcttccacacacacacacacttttcATAgtaaactttcatttttttgtaTGCGTACATCTGTCCCATGTACTTCATTGTGACCTCACGAGGAGCTAAGCCCTGAGAATAGTTAGAATATTTAACTGACTCTGTGTTGGTCATGAGGATGACACATGGAAAAGACATAATCTTACCTGCACATTGAGAATGATTAATGAGAGAAAGTTTTGCTCAATCTGTGATGTGAAATGTAGCTAGTATATAACTGCTTTACCCTACCTTTTCCGCCCCTGACAATAGTCATCCCTACCTTCGATCAGCGTTTCCTACAATTTTCTCTTTGTTGGGCCATATACTAATGGTTAAAAAAGATACAAATCAATATTGCCTGTTTCAATTCAGGTTGCAACTGGACAAGTTGCTAGCACTGGGATGGTAGCCCTTAGCTATGTCCAGAAAGTATCTGACAAGGTGATCTGAGTTTATTCTGTGTTGGGGAATTTAGTGATCCATTTCCTTTTCATGTTTGTATACTTAAATGTTAAATAATTTTGCCTTCAGGTTTCTCTGGCAACTGACTTCATGTATAACTATATGTCCGGGGATGTCACATCCAGCGTTGGTTATGATTACATGCTTCGGCAGGTAATATTTGTTTCAAGAATAACAAATTTCTTTTTGATGTGGTCTAAAACAACATTTATTTAGGTATGAAGAGAGCAATTTATGGTACTTTGATCAGATTTACATAGAAATAATCTACAACTGCTCATGTTTAAACTTTAAAGTTGGTGGTTAGTGGGTGTCAATGCCGTTAGATTGTAATGTCATCCCCTCTAATACATTGCTCATCATTTTGAATCACTGGACTTCTTTTGTATCACTGCTTTTACCTATGAGAATCTTTAGATGCATCCGTCTAATTCTCATTAAAATTTCAACATTTTGTTTAGTAGTATTGGAAGAAAGCTAAAGTTTTCTAGCTGTAATTCTCATGTTGTTTCCAGTAGTGTTAACAATAGAGTCAATAGACTGATTATCTCGCTTTCATTAATGAAGCCTGCTTTAGGTTTATTCTCCTTGCACCATTTTGTTCTTGGAAATGGGCatttatttcctaaacagaAAACTTCCTCATTTTTGCTTAATCTGATAAACTTAACTTGTCAGATGTGCTTTACTGAAACTTAACATTTGCCTGAATTTTCAAATTGAATTATGTTGACATAACCATTTGCCTGACTTCCTCATCTAACCGACTCTTTGGTTTCTTGGCAGTGCCGCCTGCGAGGAAAGATTGACTCCAATGGCGCAGTGTCTGCTTTCCTCGAAGAGAGACTCAATATGGGTCTCaattttcttctttctgctgaGG
This window encodes:
- the LOC131006511 gene encoding mitochondrial import receptor subunit TOM40-1-like; the protein is MAALVPPSPASPAASSDAEHPKVDYLNLPCPIPYEEIHREALMSLKPELFEGLRFDFTKGLNQKFSLSHSVMMGPTEIPAQSADTIKIPTAHYEFGANFIDPQLMLFGRVMTDGRLNARLKCDLTDNLTLKGNAQLTNEPHMSHGMFNFDYKGSDYRTQFQIGNGALLGASYIQSVTRNLSLGGEVFWAGQHRKSGIGYAARYNTDKMVATGQVASTGMVALSYVQKVSDKVSLATDFMYNYMSGDVTSSVGYDYMLRQCRLRGKIDSNGAVSAFLEERLNMGLNFLLSAEIDHRKKDYKFGFGLTVGE